Proteins from one Ficedula albicollis isolate OC2 chromosome 21, FicAlb1.5, whole genome shotgun sequence genomic window:
- the KLHL17 gene encoding kelch-like protein 17: MNRMRQRGLLCDIVLHVATKEIKAHKVVLASCSPYFHAMFTNEMSESRQTHVTLHDIDPQALEQLVQYAYTAEIVVGEGNVQTLLPAASLLQLNGVRDACCKFLLSQLDPSNCLGIRGFADTHSCSDLLKSAHKYVLQHFVEVSKTEEFMLLPLKQVLDLISSDSLNVPSEEEVYRAVLSWVKHDVDSRRQHVPRVRVLGRLPLLSRDFLMSHVDTELLVRHHSECKDLLIEALKHSLLPSPLSHSCLCPPRAGGGSLFAIHGDCEAYDTRTDRWHMVASMSTRRARVGVAAIGNKLYAVGGYDGTSDLATVESYDPVTNSWQPEVSMGTRRSCLGVAALHGLLYAAGGYDGASCLNRLCGRLWWVRDVSLADPCASVAVFAEGNLYAVGGYDSSSHLATVEKYEPQINTWSPIANMLSRRSSAGVAVLEGMLYVAGGNDGTSCLNSVERYNPKSNSWESVAPMNIRSAELPXSSLNSIEKYNPRTNKWVAASCMFTRRSSVG; this comes from the exons ATGAACCGCATGCGGCAGCGGGGGCTGCTCTGCGACATCGTCCTGCACGTGGCCACCAAGGAGATCAAGGCCCACAAGGTGGTGCtggcctcctgcagcccctaCTTCCACGCCATGTTCACAA ATGAGATGAGTGAGAGCCGCCAGACCCATGTGACGCTGCATGACATCGACCCCCAGGCgctggagcagctggtgcagtATGCCTACACGGCTGAGATCGTGGTGGGAGAGGGGAATGTGCAG accctccttcctgctgccagcctgcttCAGCTCAATGGTGTGAGGGACGCTTGCTGCAAGTTCCTGCTGAGCCAGCTCGACCCCTCCAACTGCCTGGGCATCCGGGGCTTTGCTGACACCCACTCCTGCAGCGACCTCCTCAAGTCTGCCCACAAGTACGTCCTCCAGCACTTCGTGGAGGTGTCCAAGACTGAGGAGTTCATGTTGCTGCCCCTTAAACAG gtgctggacCTCATCTCCAGCGACAGCCTCAACGTGCCCTCGGAGGAGGAGGTgtacagggctgtgctcagctgggtCAAACACGACGTggacagcaggagacagcacGTGCCCAGGGTGAgagtgctggggagg ctgccgctgCTGAGCCGCGATTTCCTCATGAGCCACGTGGACACGGAGCTGCTGGTGCGGCACCACTCGGAGTGCAAGGACCTGCTGATCGAGGCGCTCAA GCACTCCTTGCTGCCCAGCCCCCTGTctcacagctgcctctgccctccccGAGCAGGTGGAGGGAGCCTGTTTGCCATCCACGGCGACTGCGAGGCGTACGACACGCGCACGGACCGCTGGCACATGGTGGCCTCCATGTCCACCCGCCGGGCCCGCGTGGGCGTGGCGGCCATCGGCAACAAGCTCTACGCCGTGGGAGG ctACGATGGGACCTCTGACCTGGCCACGGTGGAGTCCTACGACCCTGTCACCAACTCCTGGCAGCCCGAGGTGTCCATGGGcaccaggaggagctgcctgggcgTGGCAGCCCTGCACGGGCTCCTCTATGCTGCTGGGGGCTACGATGGGGCCTCGTGCCTCAACAG ACTTTGTGGGAGGCTGTGGTGGGTCAGGGACGTGTCCTTAGCTGATCCCTGTGCTTCTGTGGCTGTCTTTGCAGAAGGCAACCTCTATGCAGTCGGGGGCTACGACAGCTCGTCGCACTTAGCCACGGTGGAGAAGTACGAGCCCCAG ATCAACACCTGGAGCCCCATTGCCAACATGCTGAGCCGCCGCAGCAGCGCGGGCGTGGCCGTGCTCGAGGGGATGCTCTACGTGGCCGGGGGCAACGATGGCACCAGCTGCCTTAACTCTGTGGAGCGCTacaaccccaaatccaacagCTGGGAGAGCGTGGCCCCCATGAACATCCGCAG tgctgagctgcccCNCTCCAGCCTCAACTCCATCGAGAAGTACAACCCCCGCACCAACAAGTGGGTGGCGGCTTCGTGCATGTTCACCCGCCGCAGCagcgtgggg